A genome region from Mycolicibacterium litorale includes the following:
- a CDS encoding Mur ligase family protein, giving the protein MVTPRGRAALAAGAAARWASRVTGRGAGAMIGGLVAMTLDRSILGQLGAGRRTVVVTGTNGKSTTTRMTAAALATVGPVATNAEGANMDAGLVAALAADRTAGLAALEVDEMHVPHVMDAVDAAVVVLLNLSRDQLDRVGEINHIERTLRAGLARHPSAVVVANCDDVLMTSAAYDSPNVVWVAAGGSWANDSVSCPRSGEIIVRDGLDWYSTGTLTDVGPGGPRAFKRPTPQWWYDDTHLHGPDGLSLPMTLALPGAVNRGNAAQAVAAAVTLGADPAAAVAAVSGVDEVAGRYRTVTIGDHTARVLLAKNPAGWQEALSMVDKHGAGVVIAVNGQVPDGEDLSWLWDVRFEHFEDTQVVAAGERGTDLAVRLGYAGVEHTLVHDTVAAIRSCPPGHVEVIANYTAFLQLNRRLAR; this is encoded by the coding sequence ATGGTCACCCCTCGAGGACGCGCCGCGCTGGCGGCCGGAGCCGCCGCCCGGTGGGCGTCACGCGTCACCGGCCGCGGTGCGGGCGCGATGATCGGCGGGCTCGTCGCGATGACGCTGGACCGGTCGATCCTCGGCCAGCTCGGCGCAGGCAGGCGCACGGTCGTCGTCACCGGCACGAACGGCAAGTCCACGACCACGCGGATGACCGCGGCGGCGCTGGCCACTGTCGGCCCGGTCGCCACCAACGCCGAAGGCGCGAACATGGACGCCGGCCTGGTCGCCGCGCTCGCCGCCGACCGCACCGCCGGGCTGGCGGCGCTCGAGGTCGACGAGATGCACGTGCCGCACGTGATGGATGCGGTGGACGCCGCGGTCGTCGTGCTCTTGAACCTGTCCCGCGACCAGCTCGACCGGGTCGGTGAGATCAACCACATCGAACGCACCCTGCGCGCGGGCCTGGCCCGTCATCCGTCCGCGGTCGTGGTCGCCAACTGCGACGACGTGCTGATGACGTCGGCGGCCTACGACAGCCCGAACGTGGTCTGGGTGGCCGCGGGCGGCAGCTGGGCCAACGATTCGGTGAGCTGCCCGCGCTCCGGCGAGATCATCGTCCGCGACGGCCTGGACTGGTATTCGACCGGCACCCTCACCGATGTCGGGCCCGGGGGCCCTCGGGCCTTCAAGCGGCCGACGCCGCAGTGGTGGTACGACGACACCCATCTCCACGGCCCCGACGGGCTGTCGCTGCCGATGACGCTGGCGCTGCCCGGTGCGGTGAACCGCGGCAACGCCGCGCAGGCCGTCGCCGCCGCGGTCACGCTCGGCGCGGACCCGGCCGCCGCGGTGGCCGCGGTGTCGGGAGTCGACGAGGTGGCCGGGCGGTACCGCACGGTGACGATCGGCGACCACACGGCACGGGTGCTGCTGGCCAAGAACCCCGCCGGCTGGCAGGAGGCGCTGTCGATGGTCGACAAGCACGGCGCCGGGGTGGTGATCGCAGTCAACGGGCAGGTCCCCGACGGCGAGGACCTGTCGTGGCTGTGGGACGTCCGGTTCGAGCACTTCGAGGACACCCAGGTGGTGGCCGCCGGTGAGCGCGGCACCGATCTCGCGGTGCGGCTCGGATACGCCGGCGTCGAGCACACACTGGTGCACGACACCGTCGCGGCGATCCGCTCGTGTCCCCCGGGTCACGTCGAGGTGATCGCGAACTACACGGCGTTCCTGCAACTGAACCGGCGGTTGGCACGATGA
- a CDS encoding DEDDh family exonuclease yields MVSHSWGRPAVDTGTGWAVVDVETSGFRPGQARIVSLAALAVGDDGNVEQSLATLLNPGVDPGPTHVHGLTAPMLEGAPEFGDVVADLAELLRGRTLVAHNVGFDYSFLTAEAELVGAELPIDSVMCTVELARRLDLGTENLRLETLAAHWGVSQLKPHDALDDAQVLAQILKPTLARARERRAWLPTRPVSRRRWPNGRVTHDELHPLKSVAARMPCPYLNPGRYVPDRPLVKGMRVAVAAEVTHTHEELIERMITAGLAYSDTVDPVTSLVLCNQPDVEQGKGYQAHEFGVPVLSDAAFMRALDHVVGGTGIEDFFDPTTVGDQFALF; encoded by the coding sequence GTGGTGAGCCACAGCTGGGGAAGACCGGCGGTCGATACCGGTACGGGCTGGGCCGTCGTCGATGTCGAGACGTCGGGTTTCCGGCCGGGGCAGGCGCGCATCGTCAGCCTGGCCGCACTGGCGGTGGGGGACGACGGCAACGTCGAGCAGAGCCTGGCGACGCTGCTCAACCCGGGCGTCGATCCCGGGCCCACCCACGTGCACGGGTTGACCGCGCCGATGCTGGAGGGCGCGCCCGAATTCGGCGACGTCGTCGCCGACCTGGCCGAGCTGCTGCGCGGGCGCACGCTCGTCGCGCACAACGTCGGATTCGACTACTCGTTCCTGACCGCCGAGGCCGAACTGGTCGGCGCGGAGCTGCCCATCGACTCGGTGATGTGCACTGTGGAACTGGCCCGTCGCCTCGATCTGGGCACCGAGAACCTGCGGTTGGAGACGCTCGCCGCGCACTGGGGTGTCTCGCAGCTCAAACCGCACGATGCGCTCGACGACGCGCAGGTGCTCGCCCAGATCCTCAAACCGACGCTGGCCCGGGCCCGGGAGCGGCGGGCCTGGCTGCCGACGCGTCCGGTGAGCCGGCGGCGGTGGCCCAACGGCCGGGTGACCCACGACGAGCTGCACCCGCTGAAGTCGGTGGCCGCGCGGATGCCGTGTCCGTACCTCAACCCGGGCCGCTACGTTCCGGACCGGCCGCTGGTGAAGGGAATGCGGGTCGCGGTGGCGGCCGAGGTCACCCACACGCACGAGGAACTGATCGAGCGGATGATCACCGCCGGGCTCGCCTACTCCGACACCGTGGACCCGGTGACCTCACTGGTCCTGTGCAATCAGCCCGACGTCGAACAGGGCAAGGGCTACCAGGCGCACGAGTTCGGGGTGCCGGTGCTCTCCGACGCCGCGTTCATGCGCGCACTCGACCACGTCGTCGGCGGCACCGGTATCGAGGACTTCTTCGACCCGACGACGGTGGGCGACCAGTTTGCCCTGTTCTGA
- a CDS encoding NADPH-dependent FMN reductase: MTVVVVGNPKPMSRTRAAAELVAEKLTGAAPEHVIDVVDLGAGLLGWGDPNVAAAKEIVKSADSLVVASPTFKATYTGLLKLFLDQFGAGELGQVTTFPLMLGGSPTHALAPELTLRPVLVEIGASCPAPSLYLIDSEYETSPELDKWLDVARRFVPHASS, translated from the coding sequence ATGACGGTCGTAGTCGTAGGGAATCCAAAGCCGATGTCGCGCACGCGGGCGGCGGCCGAATTGGTCGCCGAGAAGTTGACCGGCGCGGCGCCCGAGCACGTGATCGACGTCGTCGACCTCGGCGCCGGGCTCCTCGGGTGGGGTGATCCGAATGTGGCCGCCGCCAAGGAGATCGTGAAGTCGGCCGACTCGCTGGTGGTGGCCTCCCCGACGTTCAAGGCGACCTACACCGGTCTGCTGAAACTCTTCCTCGACCAGTTCGGCGCGGGCGAACTGGGTCAGGTCACCACATTCCCGCTCATGCTCGGCGGATCGCCGACCCATGCGCTCGCGCCCGAACTGACGCTGCGGCCCGTGCTCGTCGAGATCGGCGCCAGTTGCCCGGCGCCGAGCCTCTACCTGATCGACTCCGAGTACGAGACGTCGCCGGAGCTGGACAAGTGGCTCGACGTCGCGCGGCGGTTCGTCCCGCACGCGTCGTCGTGA
- a CDS encoding NtaA/DmoA family FMN-dependent monooxygenase (This protein belongs to a clade of FMN-dependent monooxygenases, within a broader family of flavin-dependent oxidoreductases, the luciferase-like monooxygenase (LMM) family, some of whose members use coenzyme F420 rather than FMN.), with product MAGKFHLAWFLNFVADEWNGPWGDGGRDFTGDFYVEMARDLERAKFDYVLIEDKLMVSTAYGGTMEYDLKHGVNPKHDPVPLAVLMANATSRLGVVPTMSTSFYPPFLLARLCSTIDHIARGRFGWNVVTSGEDRSAQNFGLDKLYEHDERYARATEYLELVTKLWESWDRDAIVRDQETGTYADHTRVRTIDFEGKYYKSRGPLNTAPSPQYRPTIAQAGASPPGRELAAQHADTIVAPADGPEKMKAYRDDIHARMKANGRDPAHCKVFYLVSPIVADTTEEALAKRERWFTDPLYIEYMLAEISSITEIDFSQFDLDKPLPEVWTNGERGSLESFVGRGKEKTLRELVTGSGMTSHVQFTGTPADVAQEMADVMDEVGGDGYLITSPVMRLNRRYVTEITDGLVPALQKLGRTRSEYTTEMLRDHLREF from the coding sequence ATGGCCGGCAAGTTCCACCTGGCGTGGTTCCTCAACTTCGTCGCCGACGAGTGGAACGGGCCCTGGGGCGACGGTGGCCGCGACTTCACCGGCGACTTCTACGTCGAGATGGCCCGCGACCTCGAACGCGCGAAGTTCGACTACGTGCTGATCGAGGACAAGCTCATGGTGTCGACGGCCTACGGCGGCACCATGGAGTACGACCTCAAGCACGGGGTGAACCCGAAACACGATCCGGTCCCGCTGGCGGTGTTGATGGCCAACGCCACCAGCCGGCTCGGCGTCGTGCCCACCATGTCGACGAGCTTCTACCCGCCGTTCCTGCTGGCCCGGCTGTGCAGCACGATCGACCACATCGCTCGCGGCCGGTTCGGCTGGAACGTCGTCACCTCGGGTGAGGACCGCTCCGCACAGAATTTCGGTCTCGACAAGCTCTACGAGCACGACGAACGGTACGCCCGCGCCACCGAGTACCTGGAACTGGTCACCAAGCTGTGGGAGTCGTGGGACCGCGACGCGATCGTGCGGGACCAGGAGACCGGGACCTACGCCGACCACACCCGGGTGCGCACCATCGACTTCGAGGGCAAGTACTACAAGTCGCGCGGTCCGCTGAACACCGCGCCGTCACCGCAGTACCGACCCACCATCGCCCAGGCCGGCGCCTCCCCACCGGGCCGCGAACTGGCCGCCCAGCACGCCGACACGATCGTCGCGCCCGCCGACGGCCCCGAGAAGATGAAGGCCTACCGCGACGACATCCACGCGCGCATGAAAGCCAACGGCCGAGATCCCGCGCACTGCAAGGTGTTCTACCTGGTGTCGCCGATCGTCGCCGACACCACCGAGGAGGCGCTGGCCAAACGTGAGCGATGGTTCACCGACCCGCTGTACATCGAATACATGCTGGCCGAGATCTCCTCGATCACCGAGATCGACTTCTCGCAGTTCGATCTCGACAAGCCACTGCCCGAGGTGTGGACCAACGGTGAGCGGGGATCGCTGGAGAGCTTCGTCGGCCGCGGCAAGGAGAAGACGCTGCGCGAACTGGTCACCGGCAGCGGGATGACCAGCCATGTCCAATTCACCGGCACCCCGGCCGATGTCGCGCAGGAAATGGCCGACGTGATGGACGAGGTCGGCGGTGACGGCTACCTGATCACCAGCCCCGTCATGCGTCTCAACCGCCGCTACGTCACCGAGATCACCGACGGTCTGGTGCCTGCGCTGCAGAAACTCGGCCGCACTCGCAGCGAGTACACCACCGAGATGCTGCGCGACCACCTGCGCGAGTTCTGA
- a CDS encoding helix-turn-helix domain-containing protein, which translates to MSSTMYSAEQVADILGLHVRTVRGYVRDGRLKATRIGKQYRITERDLRGFTGETADEPARAPHAHVSTVVHIDDVDRLTMDRIVTHLGAAAIGGSSPSTHLDLHSSYDESACRLTVFAVGDTESTAAVVSLIGALTRQHRT; encoded by the coding sequence ATGAGCAGCACCATGTACTCCGCCGAACAGGTGGCGGACATCCTGGGACTGCACGTGCGCACCGTGCGTGGATATGTCCGCGACGGGCGCCTCAAAGCCACGCGGATCGGTAAGCAGTACCGCATCACCGAACGGGATCTGCGAGGGTTCACCGGGGAGACAGCCGACGAGCCGGCACGCGCTCCCCATGCGCACGTCTCGACCGTCGTGCACATCGACGACGTCGATCGGCTCACGATGGACCGTATCGTCACACACCTCGGCGCTGCGGCCATCGGTGGTTCCAGCCCGTCGACGCACCTCGATCTCCACTCGAGCTATGACGAATCGGCGTGCAGGCTCACGGTCTTCGCCGTCGGTGACACCGAATCAACGGCGGCCGTAGTGAGTCTGATCGGCGCCCTGACACGTCAGCACCGGACATGA
- a CDS encoding alpha/beta fold hydrolase codes for MTADIYRSTSGRDAVQRAYREQLQRWTIPLRHRTVATREGGTFVLDCGPIDAPPVVLLHGAGSNSAIWQSDASRWSSTHRLYLVDVIGEPGLSAPSRPGLASDAHARWLDDVFDALSIESAAIVGVSLGGWLATDYAIRRPGRVERIALRAPGGHRPATLRRSPRSAGAHAVRRPRDPAGAADRARTR; via the coding sequence ATGACCGCCGACATCTACCGCTCGACGTCCGGCCGGGACGCGGTCCAGCGCGCCTATCGGGAGCAGTTGCAGCGCTGGACGATCCCGCTGCGGCACCGCACCGTGGCCACCCGGGAGGGCGGCACCTTCGTCCTGGATTGCGGCCCCATCGACGCTCCACCGGTCGTGCTGCTCCACGGTGCAGGGAGCAACAGCGCGATCTGGCAGTCCGATGCGTCGCGCTGGTCGTCGACCCACCGGCTCTACCTGGTCGACGTCATCGGTGAGCCCGGCCTGAGTGCTCCGTCTCGGCCCGGCCTCGCCTCCGATGCCCATGCGCGGTGGCTCGACGACGTATTCGACGCGCTGTCGATCGAGTCCGCCGCCATCGTCGGCGTCTCGTTGGGAGGCTGGCTGGCCACCGACTACGCGATCCGCCGACCCGGCCGCGTCGAACGAATAGCGCTGCGCGCCCCGGGGGGGCATCGGCCGGCAACGCTACGGCGCAGTCCTCGCAGCGCTGGCGCTCACGCCGTTCGGAGACCGCGGGATCCGGCGGGCGCTGCAGATCGCGCTCGGACCAGGTGA
- a CDS encoding alpha/beta fold hydrolase produces the protein MVLIHRNYRPRRDTLPVFSDDELSAITAPLLVVLGACDRMLDSHDTAARVTRLLPAASVDLRAGAGHGLLDDGGDLHAFLGYGATS, from the coding sequence ATGGTGCTGATCCACCGCAATTACCGGCCGCGCCGCGACACGCTGCCCGTCTTCTCCGACGACGAACTGAGCGCCATCACCGCCCCGCTTCTCGTGGTGCTGGGTGCCTGCGACCGCATGCTCGATTCACACGACACCGCCGCCCGGGTGACCCGGCTGCTCCCCGCCGCATCGGTGGACCTGCGTGCCGGAGCGGGTCACGGTCTGCTCGACGACGGCGGCGATCTGCACGCCTTCCTCGGTTACGGCGCGACATCGTGA
- a CDS encoding GatB/YqeY domain-containing protein encodes MTPADEPVAFRERLRHDLRAAMKERRREAVSALRTLIAAIDNAEAARPGTGSPRSAGGVIAQSSPGVGSTEVPRRLLTAEDVRAIVDDLVAEYETQAKQYGSMRQEDAAERLRRAADVLRAYS; translated from the coding sequence GTGACACCGGCAGACGAGCCCGTGGCCTTCCGTGAACGACTGCGCCACGATCTCCGGGCCGCGATGAAAGAGCGCCGGCGCGAGGCGGTCTCGGCGCTGCGCACCCTGATCGCCGCGATCGACAACGCCGAGGCTGCCCGGCCGGGCACGGGGTCGCCGCGGTCCGCGGGCGGTGTCATCGCCCAGTCCTCGCCGGGAGTCGGATCGACCGAGGTGCCCCGCCGCCTGCTCACCGCCGAGGACGTCCGCGCGATCGTCGACGACCTCGTCGCCGAGTACGAGACGCAGGCGAAGCAGTACGGTTCGATGCGGCAGGAGGACGCGGCCGAGCGTCTACGACGCGCGGCCGACGTCCTGCGGGCCTACAGCTAG
- the leuA gene encoding 2-isopropylmalate synthase has protein sequence MNTPNSSDAYSSARTITTPSGPPHPGQPAWNTQRASAMPVSRYRSFAEEVEPITLPDRTWPDKVVATAPMWCAVDLRDGNQALIDPMSPQRKRRMFDLLVRMGYKEIEVGFPSASQTDFDFVREIIEQGAIPDDVTIQVLTQCRPELITRTFEACQGAPRAIVHFYNSTSILQRRVVFRADREAVKKIATDGARLCVEEAAKYPDTQWRFEYSPESYTGTELEYAVDVCNAVADIVKPTPEVPLIVNLPATVEMATPNVYADSIEWMNRHLSPRDSIILSLHPHNDRGTAVAAAELGYQAGADRIEGCLFGNGERTGNVCLVTLGLNLFSRGVDPQIDFSNIDEIRRTVEYCNQLPVHERHPYGGDLVYTAFSGSHQDAINKGLDAMKVAADEADSDVDDILWQVPYLPIDPKDVGRTYEAVIRVNSQSGKGGVAYIMKADHGLVLPRRLQIEFSQAIQKITDGEGGEVSPKEMWDVFAEEYLSPIRPLERMRQRVDAAEIDGGTDTITAVVKVDGVEREIVGAGNGPLAAFVDALGAIGFDISVLDYSEHALSAGEEAQAAAYVEASVGGKTVWGVGIATSITTASLRAVVSAVNRAARN, from the coding sequence ATGAACACGCCGAATTCGTCAGACGCCTACTCGTCCGCCCGCACCATCACCACCCCGTCCGGTCCGCCGCATCCCGGTCAGCCGGCGTGGAACACCCAGCGCGCCTCCGCCATGCCGGTCAGCCGCTACCGCAGCTTCGCCGAAGAGGTCGAGCCGATCACGCTGCCCGACCGCACCTGGCCCGACAAGGTCGTCGCCACCGCGCCGATGTGGTGCGCGGTCGACCTGCGTGACGGCAACCAGGCGCTGATCGACCCGATGAGCCCGCAGCGCAAACGCCGCATGTTCGACCTGCTGGTCCGCATGGGCTACAAGGAGATCGAGGTCGGCTTCCCGTCGGCCAGCCAGACCGACTTCGATTTCGTCCGCGAGATCATCGAACAGGGCGCGATCCCCGACGACGTCACCATCCAGGTGCTGACGCAGTGCCGCCCCGAGCTGATCACCCGCACCTTCGAGGCCTGCCAGGGCGCGCCGCGCGCGATCGTGCACTTCTACAACTCGACGTCGATTCTGCAGCGCCGCGTGGTGTTCCGCGCCGACCGCGAGGCCGTCAAGAAGATCGCCACCGACGGCGCCCGGCTGTGTGTCGAAGAAGCCGCCAAGTACCCCGACACCCAGTGGCGGTTCGAGTACTCCCCCGAGTCCTACACGGGCACCGAGCTGGAGTACGCCGTCGACGTGTGCAACGCGGTCGCCGACATCGTCAAGCCCACCCCCGAGGTGCCGCTGATCGTGAACCTGCCCGCCACCGTCGAGATGGCCACCCCCAACGTCTACGCCGATTCCATCGAGTGGATGAACCGGCACCTGAGCCCACGGGACAGCATCATCCTGAGCCTGCACCCGCACAACGACCGCGGAACCGCCGTCGCCGCAGCCGAATTGGGCTACCAGGCCGGGGCCGACCGCATCGAGGGCTGCCTGTTCGGCAACGGTGAGCGCACCGGCAACGTGTGCCTGGTGACGCTGGGTCTGAACCTGTTCAGCCGCGGCGTCGACCCGCAGATCGACTTCTCCAACATCGACGAGATCCGCCGCACCGTGGAGTACTGCAACCAGCTGCCTGTGCACGAGCGTCACCCGTACGGCGGTGATCTGGTCTACACCGCGTTCTCCGGCAGCCACCAGGACGCGATCAACAAGGGCCTGGACGCAATGAAAGTGGCTGCAGACGAAGCGGATTCGGACGTCGACGACATCCTGTGGCAGGTCCCGTATCTGCCGATCGACCCCAAGGACGTCGGCCGCACCTACGAGGCCGTCATCCGGGTGAACTCGCAGTCGGGCAAGGGCGGCGTCGCCTACATCATGAAGGCCGACCACGGTCTGGTGCTGCCGCGCCGCCTGCAGATCGAGTTCAGCCAGGCGATTCAGAAGATCACCGACGGCGAGGGCGGCGAGGTGTCGCCCAAGGAGATGTGGGATGTCTTCGCCGAGGAGTACCTGTCCCCGATCCGGCCGCTGGAGCGGATGCGCCAGCGGGTAGACGCCGCGGAGATCGACGGCGGCACCGACACGATCACCGCGGTGGTGAAGGTCGACGGCGTCGAACGCGAGATCGTCGGCGCGGGCAACGGCCCGCTCGCGGCGTTCGTCGACGCGCTGGGCGCGATCGGCTTCGACATCAGCGTGCTGGACTACTCCGAACATGCGCTGTCCGCCGGCGAGGAGGCGCAGGCCGCGGCCTACGTCGAGGCTTCCGTCGGCGGGAAGACGGTGTGGGGTGTGGGTATCGCGACGTCGATCACGACGGCCTCGCTGCGCGCGGTGGTGTCGGCGGTCAACCGAGCCGCCCGCAACTAG
- a CDS encoding helix-turn-helix domain-containing protein — protein sequence MSDVPLLRNQSGTARERDPHEPVEDTEFEAAIGRNVRQLRQQQGLTVAEMASRVGISKAMMSKIENAQTSCSLSTLALLAKGFDVPVTSLFRGADVERPAAFVKAGTGARIVRNGTKEGHDYQLLGSLRGEHKRLECLEVTLSEKSRTYPLFQHPGTEFIYMLEGVMDYSHSRSVYRLHPGDSLQIDGEGAHGPVDLVELPIRFLSVIAFPDSHV from the coding sequence GTGTCCGACGTCCCGCTTCTCCGCAACCAGTCGGGCACCGCGCGCGAGCGCGACCCGCACGAACCCGTCGAGGACACCGAGTTCGAGGCGGCCATCGGACGCAATGTGCGCCAGCTGCGCCAGCAGCAGGGTCTGACCGTCGCCGAGATGGCGTCCCGGGTTGGCATCTCCAAGGCCATGATGAGCAAAATCGAGAACGCCCAGACGTCGTGCAGCCTGTCGACGCTGGCGCTGCTGGCCAAGGGGTTCGACGTGCCGGTCACCAGCCTGTTTCGCGGAGCGGACGTCGAGCGGCCTGCGGCGTTCGTCAAGGCCGGGACCGGCGCGCGGATCGTCCGCAACGGCACCAAGGAAGGTCACGACTACCAGCTGCTCGGGTCGCTGCGCGGTGAGCACAAGCGCCTGGAGTGTCTGGAGGTGACGCTCTCGGAGAAGAGCCGGACCTACCCGCTCTTCCAGCATCCGGGCACCGAGTTCATCTACATGCTCGAAGGCGTCATGGACTACAGCCACAGCCGGTCGGTGTACCGGCTGCACCCCGGCGACTCGCTGCAGATCGACGGTGAAGGCGCCCACGGACCCGTCGACCTGGTGGAACTGCCGATCCGGTTCCTGTCTGTCATCGCGTTCCCCGACTCCCACGTCTGA
- a CDS encoding NAD(P)/FAD-dependent oxidoreductase — MSETADVVIVGGGLEGAAAAWALADRGVTNVVVAERHTVGSGMTGKSSGIVRCHYGVTSLAAMAAAGLEVFEKAEEIFGTDIGFRQTGYVVGVGAQNAAAMRCSLAAQRAVGVQTEEIDAGEVAKMWPFADLEPFAAFGWEPRGGYGDAYRTAQAFAVAARAAGVRVRQGTAVQSLLTDGDRVTGVGLADGGEISAETVVVATGAWTRPLLAQHGIDVPIRVVREQIVLIDPGVDLGPVPVFSDLVSLQYIRPEPDGTVLFGNSDLADHEDTDPDDYLNRATDDFVDVTVDKVGTRFPGFPDASITSSYAGCYDVTADWNPVISRTDLDGLVIAAGFSGHGFKIAPAVGRLVADLIVDGHSGDPRIPETDFRLSRFAEGDLLKTPYPYVGAGEMR; from the coding sequence ATGAGCGAGACAGCCGACGTCGTCATCGTCGGCGGCGGCCTGGAAGGCGCCGCGGCCGCCTGGGCGCTGGCCGATCGGGGCGTGACGAATGTGGTTGTCGCGGAACGGCACACCGTCGGCTCCGGGATGACCGGCAAGTCGAGCGGCATCGTGCGCTGCCACTACGGGGTCACCTCGCTGGCCGCGATGGCCGCGGCCGGACTCGAGGTCTTCGAGAAAGCCGAGGAGATCTTCGGCACCGATATCGGCTTCCGCCAGACGGGTTACGTCGTCGGGGTGGGCGCACAGAACGCCGCGGCGATGCGCTGCAGCCTCGCCGCGCAGCGCGCGGTCGGGGTGCAGACCGAGGAGATCGACGCCGGCGAGGTCGCGAAGATGTGGCCGTTCGCCGATCTGGAGCCGTTCGCCGCGTTCGGTTGGGAGCCGCGCGGTGGCTACGGCGACGCGTATCGAACCGCCCAGGCGTTCGCGGTCGCCGCGCGCGCCGCGGGGGTGCGTGTGCGGCAGGGCACGGCGGTGCAGAGCCTGCTCACCGACGGCGACCGCGTCACCGGGGTGGGGCTCGCCGACGGCGGCGAGATCTCCGCCGAGACCGTCGTCGTCGCCACCGGCGCCTGGACCCGGCCGCTGCTCGCCCAGCACGGCATCGACGTGCCCATCCGCGTGGTGCGCGAACAGATCGTGCTGATCGACCCGGGCGTGGATCTCGGCCCGGTGCCGGTGTTCTCCGATCTGGTGTCGCTGCAGTACATCCGTCCCGAGCCCGACGGCACCGTGCTGTTCGGCAACAGCGATCTGGCCGACCACGAGGACACCGACCCGGACGACTACCTCAACCGCGCCACCGACGACTTCGTCGACGTCACCGTCGACAAGGTCGGCACCCGGTTCCCCGGCTTCCCCGACGCCTCGATCACCAGCAGCTACGCCGGCTGCTACGACGTCACCGCCGACTGGAACCCGGTGATCTCCCGCACCGACCTCGACGGGCTCGTCATCGCCGCGGGCTTCAGTGGCCACGGGTTCAAGATCGCTCCCGCGGTCGGCCGGTTGGTGGCGGACCTCATCGTCGACGGACACAGCGGCGACCCTCGCATCCCCGAGACCGACTTCCGGTTGTCCCGGTTCGCCGAGGGCGATCTGCTCAAGACGCCATACCCGTACGTCGGCGCCGGGGAGATGCGCTGA